A single genomic interval of Camelina sativa cultivar DH55 chromosome 11, Cs, whole genome shotgun sequence harbors:
- the LOC104724253 gene encoding E3 ubiquitin-protein ligase At3g02290-like translates to MGAFCCCFQVDLFESYVNPNTSMTRNCPCLNCFLQSFMGLYASLFNRGGMHPIPSTVETATVMNSTTALDDSLSNVYHSPPRPLPYDADPRYFRFVKGSGHSGEESQPLRGDTEMSSEALGGGGKWSKSDCEDGSKEVYSKGSSTIAKSKTVPGIENYYAESDDEDICPTCLDDYTPENPKIITKCSHHFHLSCIYEWMERSETCPVCGKVMAFDENETS, encoded by the exons ATGGGTGCTTTCTGTTGTTGCTTTCAAGTTGATCTCTTTGAGAGTTATGTGAATCCAAACACTTCCATGACTAGGAACTGTCCATGCCTTAATTGCTTCCTCCAGAGTTTCATGGGTTTG taTGCTTCGTTATTTAATAGAGGGGGAATGCATCCGATACCTTCAACCGTCGAGACTGCTACAGTGATGAATTCAACAACTGCACTTGATGACTCTCTGTCTAATGTGTATCATTCTCCTCCAAGACCATTGCCTTACGATGCTGATCCTAGGTATTTTCGTTTTGTTAAAGGCTCTGGCCATTCAGGTGAAGAATCACAACCATTAAGAGGTGATACTGAAATGAGTTCTGAAGCTTTGGGTGGTGGAGGTAAATGGAGTAAGTCTGATTGCGAAGATGGTTCGAAAGAAGTGTATTCTAAAGGTTCATCAACCATTGCAAAGTCGAAAACAGTGCCCGGGATTGAAAATTATTATGCAGAATCGGATGATGAAGATATTTGTCCAACCTGCCTTGATG ATTACACCCCGGAGAATCCAAAGATAATAACCAAGTGTTCTCACCATTTCCACCTTAGCTGTATCTATGAATGGATGGAGAGAAGTGAAACTTGCCCCGTCTGTGGAAAG GTGATGGCATTTGATGAAAATGAAACTTCTTAG